In one window of Streptomyces roseofulvus DNA:
- a CDS encoding alkaline phosphatase D family protein has translation MSKNPPGSHTAVPATNPSAPARRSVLRGSLAASAGIALGGGGLAAPAFALSGRPAAQWGVQTGDVTARSGLVWVRSDRPARMIVETSATESFRRVRRHRGPLLGTGTDFTGTTFLRGLPPGEQIHYRVVLADIDDPRRTSEPVLGTFRTAPERRRDGVRFLWSGDIAGQGWGINPDIGGFRAFEAMRRLDPDFFLCSGDTVYADGPLQPSVTLPDGRIWRNLVTPEKAKVAETLDEYRGNFRYNLLDQNVRAFNAQVPAVVQWDDHEVRNNWYPGQILDDARYTEKNVDVLASRASRAFAEYFPVSTMQAAGPGAGGRMHRVVRYGPLLDVFVLDMRSYRNANSPGRQADDTTGILGAEQLAWLKHELSRSRAVWKVLAADMPIGLVVPDGATAFEAIAQGDPGAPLGRELQIAELLRFIKHRRITGTVWLTADVHYTSAQRYAPERAAFQDFAPFWEFVSGPLAAGGFPANKLDSTFGPERVFVRAPERANVSPMESPQYFGEVDIDGASAELTVRLRGDDDTVLFTKVLQPGLVGQ, from the coding sequence ATGTCCAAGAACCCGCCCGGCTCCCACACTGCCGTCCCGGCCACGAATCCTTCCGCTCCCGCGCGCCGCAGTGTGCTGCGGGGCTCGCTCGCGGCCTCCGCCGGGATCGCCCTGGGCGGCGGGGGCCTTGCGGCGCCGGCCTTCGCCCTGTCGGGGCGACCCGCGGCCCAGTGGGGTGTGCAGACCGGTGACGTCACGGCCCGTTCCGGGCTGGTGTGGGTCCGGTCGGACCGGCCCGCCCGGATGATCGTCGAGACGTCCGCGACGGAGTCGTTCCGACGGGTTCGCCGTCATCGCGGGCCGCTGCTGGGCACGGGAACCGACTTCACGGGAACGACGTTTCTGCGGGGCCTGCCGCCCGGTGAGCAGATCCACTACCGGGTCGTCCTCGCCGACATCGACGATCCGCGACGCACGAGCGAGCCGGTCCTCGGCACGTTCCGTACGGCTCCGGAGCGGCGTCGCGACGGCGTGCGCTTTCTCTGGTCCGGGGACATCGCCGGGCAGGGCTGGGGCATCAACCCGGACATCGGCGGGTTCCGCGCTTTCGAGGCCATGCGCCGGCTCGACCCCGACTTCTTCCTGTGCAGCGGTGACACCGTTTATGCCGACGGACCGCTGCAGCCGTCCGTGACGCTCCCGGACGGTCGGATCTGGCGCAACCTGGTGACGCCGGAGAAGGCGAAGGTCGCCGAGACCCTCGACGAGTACCGGGGCAACTTCCGATACAACCTGCTCGACCAGAATGTCCGGGCGTTCAACGCGCAGGTGCCGGCGGTGGTCCAGTGGGACGACCACGAGGTACGAAACAACTGGTACCCAGGCCAGATCCTCGACGACGCACGGTACACGGAGAAGAACGTGGACGTGCTCGCCTCCCGGGCGTCGCGCGCCTTCGCCGAGTACTTCCCGGTCTCGACGATGCAGGCGGCCGGTCCCGGTGCAGGCGGCCGGATGCACCGGGTGGTGCGATACGGACCGCTCCTCGATGTCTTCGTGCTGGACATGCGCTCGTACCGCAACGCGAACTCGCCCGGCCGGCAGGCGGACGACACCACCGGCATCCTGGGAGCCGAGCAGCTCGCCTGGCTGAAGCACGAACTGTCCCGTTCACGCGCGGTCTGGAAGGTTCTGGCCGCGGACATGCCGATCGGACTGGTCGTGCCGGACGGCGCCACCGCCTTCGAGGCGATCGCACAGGGCGACCCGGGCGCCCCGCTCGGACGTGAGCTGCAGATCGCCGAGCTGCTGCGGTTCATCAAGCACCGCCGGATCACCGGCACGGTATGGCTCACGGCGGACGTGCACTACACCTCGGCGCAGCGCTACGCGCCGGAGCGGGCCGCCTTCCAGGATTTCGCTCCTTTCTGGGAGTTCGTGTCGGGTCCGCTGGCCGCGGGTGGGTTCCCCGCGAACAAGCTGGACTCGACGTTCGGCCCGGAGCGCGTGTTCGTGCGAGCGCCCGAACGGGCGAACGTGTCACCGATGGAGAGCCCGCAGTACTTCGGCGAAGTGGACATCGACGGCGCAAGCGCTGAGCTGACGGTGCGTCTGCGAGGGGATGACGACACCGTGCTGTTCACCAAGGTCCTGCAGCCGGGCCTGGTGGGACAGTAG
- a CDS encoding SWIM zinc finger family protein: MTRSVQALAYARPSSLESTASGRLLGLETAGGMTPRGAEAHPHFFAGFLAAPQIAARGLLAVADVAAARYYQRTRPGSLDPVVTGNGDRLRFESFSGCGGVYARLDVLDEGLGGTETGHGTTNVDVNNPLREALSRMSGDDPMHLRVGPDEMAVSTLGGSVVEKKVPLPDRWLRGFAEAQVASARFDLRAELTGAEAVRFLRGLPRTQSRGRAPLWVAQSGRTLRPTTRPGLGAVCLPGPDRLVALERVLRFATALRVYGPLPDGMAAPSAWEVTLPGMRLTLTLSPDPARGFSGEGGVLEALATDDAAADAELIGVLLAWEPRIDPADLTEQSGLTMDRVRAALTRLGTAGRVGYDVADAAYFHRELPYDADRAERHNPRLVSARQLVARDAVTLDKEMATVVSGERRYRVREADGVLSCTCTWWTDYRGRRGPCKHALAVRMVRRGAGGASAA, translated from the coding sequence ATGACGCGATCCGTTCAGGCGCTCGCTTACGCACGCCCATCTTCCCTTGAGTCCACGGCCTCCGGCCGGCTCCTCGGTCTGGAGACGGCCGGAGGCATGACGCCTCGCGGCGCCGAGGCCCATCCCCACTTCTTCGCCGGTTTCCTGGCAGCGCCTCAGATAGCCGCTCGCGGCCTGCTGGCGGTGGCGGATGTGGCCGCGGCCCGCTACTACCAGCGGACGAGACCGGGGTCGCTGGATCCTGTCGTGACGGGGAACGGGGACCGTCTGAGGTTCGAGTCCTTCTCGGGGTGCGGCGGGGTGTACGCGCGGCTCGACGTGCTCGACGAGGGCCTCGGTGGAACGGAAACAGGCCACGGCACCACCAACGTCGACGTGAACAACCCTCTGCGCGAAGCGCTTTCACGGATGTCCGGCGACGATCCGATGCATCTGCGGGTGGGGCCGGACGAGATGGCGGTCTCGACCCTCGGCGGATCGGTGGTGGAGAAGAAGGTTCCCCTGCCCGACCGCTGGTTGCGGGGCTTCGCGGAGGCACAGGTCGCCTCGGCCCGGTTCGACCTGCGGGCCGAGCTGACCGGTGCTGAGGCCGTGCGGTTCCTTCGCGGGCTGCCCCGCACGCAGAGCCGGGGCCGGGCTCCGCTGTGGGTGGCCCAGTCCGGCCGGACTCTTCGCCCGACGACCCGCCCGGGGCTGGGAGCCGTATGCCTGCCGGGGCCGGACCGGCTGGTCGCTCTGGAGCGGGTGCTGCGCTTCGCCACGGCACTCCGGGTGTACGGGCCACTGCCCGACGGCATGGCCGCGCCCAGCGCTTGGGAAGTGACCCTGCCGGGCATGCGGCTGACCCTCACCCTCTCCCCCGATCCCGCCCGCGGATTCTCCGGGGAGGGCGGCGTTCTCGAAGCCCTCGCCACGGACGACGCTGCCGCGGACGCGGAGCTGATCGGCGTCCTCCTCGCCTGGGAGCCGAGGATCGATCCGGCCGATCTCACGGAACAGTCCGGACTCACCATGGACCGGGTCCGCGCCGCCCTGACCAGGCTGGGCACGGCCGGGCGGGTCGGCTACGACGTCGCGGACGCCGCGTACTTCCACCGGGAGCTTCCCTATGACGCGGACAGAGCCGAACGGCACAACCCACGGCTTGTCTCCGCGCGACAACTGGTGGCGCGGGACGCGGTGACTCTCGACAAGGAGATGGCGACGGTGGTCTCGGGCGAGCGGCGCTACCGCGTCAGGGAAGCCGACGGGGTCCTGAGCTGCACGTGCACGTGGTGGACGGACTATCGCGGCCGGCGTGGGCCGTGCAAGCACGCCTTGGCGGTACGCATGGTGCGTCGCGGCGCGGGAGGGGCGTCGGCGGCATGA
- a CDS encoding PLP-dependent aminotransferase family protein — MTSSGTTSGAAPVPSARDVGAQPAWELLLPAAAAPARRRGRALQEALREAVRTGRLTAGTRLPSSRALAADLGVSRGLVTEAYEQLAAEGYLRSGRGSGTWVSGTARTARATTPADPSAPAASDPYPSGVTVDFRPGTPDLSLFPRTAWAAAQRAVLTELPHQALGYPDPRGLPVLRAALASMLTRRRGVVADPDRLVVCSGVAQAATLLGFALRSRGHGEVGVEDPGSPEHARLFAATGLRSVWLPLDEDGLCPDPLRAAGLRAVVVTPSHQFPSGIAWSAERRGMLLEWARTVDGYVLEDDYDGDFRYDRAPVGALQGLDPERVVYAGSVSKSLAPGLRLGWMVLPEALVDEVVERKRTMDLGHPALDQAVLAHMVTSGGYDRQLRRCQRMYRERRDALLAALEKQFPGTEVTGIAAGLHVIACLPVRFGPAERFLAHAAGAGVAMRRLEEYGTARPSDGAVRLVIGYAHLAPTAISAGIRRVAEALEDC, encoded by the coding sequence ATGACGTCATCGGGGACCACTTCAGGCGCGGCGCCGGTTCCGTCGGCCAGGGACGTCGGCGCGCAGCCGGCGTGGGAGCTGCTGCTGCCCGCCGCGGCGGCACCCGCGCGCCGACGCGGCCGCGCCCTGCAGGAAGCCCTGCGCGAGGCGGTCCGCACCGGACGGCTCACCGCCGGCACCCGCCTGCCGTCGAGCCGCGCACTCGCAGCCGACCTCGGAGTCTCGCGCGGCCTGGTCACGGAGGCGTACGAGCAGCTGGCGGCGGAGGGCTACCTCCGCAGCGGCCGGGGCTCGGGGACCTGGGTGAGCGGCACGGCCCGAACGGCACGGGCGACCACGCCTGCCGACCCGAGCGCACCTGCGGCGTCGGACCCGTACCCCTCCGGGGTCACGGTCGACTTCCGGCCCGGCACCCCCGATCTCTCCCTCTTCCCGCGAACGGCATGGGCGGCGGCCCAGCGAGCGGTGCTCACCGAGCTGCCGCACCAGGCACTCGGATACCCCGATCCACGGGGACTGCCCGTGCTGCGTGCGGCGCTCGCGTCGATGCTGACCAGGCGCCGGGGCGTGGTGGCTGATCCGGACCGGCTGGTGGTGTGTTCGGGCGTGGCACAAGCGGCGACGCTGCTCGGGTTCGCGCTCCGGTCGCGGGGACACGGCGAAGTGGGTGTGGAGGACCCGGGAAGCCCCGAGCACGCTCGGCTCTTCGCAGCGACCGGCCTGAGATCGGTGTGGCTGCCGCTCGACGAGGACGGCCTGTGTCCCGATCCACTGAGGGCGGCGGGCCTTCGGGCCGTGGTGGTGACGCCGTCGCACCAGTTCCCGTCCGGGATCGCGTGGTCGGCGGAGCGCCGAGGAATGCTCCTGGAGTGGGCGCGCACGGTGGACGGCTACGTCCTGGAGGACGACTACGACGGCGACTTCCGGTACGACCGCGCGCCGGTCGGCGCGCTCCAGGGGCTGGATCCCGAGCGGGTCGTGTACGCCGGCTCGGTGAGCAAGTCCCTTGCGCCGGGGCTGCGGCTGGGCTGGATGGTGCTGCCGGAGGCGCTCGTCGACGAGGTCGTCGAACGGAAGCGGACGATGGATCTGGGCCATCCGGCACTCGACCAGGCGGTGTTGGCACACATGGTGACGAGCGGGGGCTACGACCGGCAGTTGCGGCGCTGCCAGCGCATGTACCGGGAGCGGCGTGACGCCCTGTTGGCCGCGCTGGAGAAGCAATTCCCTGGAACGGAGGTCACCGGCATCGCGGCCGGACTCCATGTCATCGCCTGCCTCCCGGTCCGATTCGGGCCGGCCGAACGGTTCCTGGCCCATGCGGCGGGCGCGGGCGTGGCCATGCGACGCCTGGAGGAGTACGGGACGGCACGCCCTTCGGACGGCGCCGTGCGACTGGTCATCGGGTACGCGCATCTGGCACCGACGGCGATCTCGGCAGGGATACGACGTGTGGCGGAGGCCCTGGAGGATTGCTGA